A region of Necator americanus strain Aroian chromosome I, whole genome shotgun sequence DNA encodes the following proteins:
- a CDS encoding hypothetical protein (NECATOR_CHRI.G2357.T1), which translates to MSSFADAILSALVDLDRCDIATLLHHLLPRLDNLEKACQTLLERTAPKSSCLFCTVDENRDNHHSGRCPRFPDPISKTAQATKLNLCLPCLKTAHEDVCGVKCGSCGPGHNFLLCSSKRPQPPTKRPHKK; encoded by the coding sequence ATGTCTTCTTTCGCTGATGCTATACTCTCCGCCCTGGTTGATCTGGACAGATGCGACATCGCCACACTACTGCATCATCTGCTCCCTCGCCTCGACAATCTCGAAAAGGCCTGCCAAACGCTTCTGGAAAGGACCGCTCCGAAGTCCAGCTGCCTATTTTGCACTGTGGACGAGAATCGTGACAATCACCATTCCGGGAGATGTCCACGGTTCCCGGATCCAATCTCAAAAACAGCACAGGCCACAAAGCTAAACCTGTGCCTCCCCTGCCTAAAAACGGCACACGAGGACGTATGTGGAGTGAAGTGTGGAAGTTGTGGTCCTGGCCACAATTTCTTGCTTTGCTCCTCCAAAAGACCGCAGCCTCCCACGAAGCGACCACACAAGAAGTAA